GACTATTTAATTATTTATTATCTTTAGTAGGCATAAAAGGCCCAAGCTGGCTTTCTGATCCTAAACTATCTCTTTTATCTGTAATTATAGTAGGTATATGGAGTGTTTTAGGATATAATATGATAATTTTACTTGCAGGGCTTCAGGAGATTCCTAAGACTTTTTATGAAGCGGCAGAGATAGATGGGGCAGGTCCAATTAGAAGATTTTTCAGTATAACTTTTCCATTGGTATCACCTACTATGTTCTTTGTAGTTATTACATCTATAATCGGAGGACTTCAGATATTCGATTTGATATTTATGATGGTTGACAGGACAAATGCGGCATTGCAATCTACTCAATCTTTGGTATATCTGTTTTATAAATATTCTTTTGTTATAAATGATAAAGGATATGGTTCAACCATAGTAACACTCTTATTGGCAATAATATTGATAATAACTGTAATACAATTTAAATTACAGAAAAAATGGGTTCACTACGATTAATTTTATGGAGGTGTAAATTATGGAAAATAATAATTCAAAATCAAATATTATTGTTCATATTATATTGATAATAGGAGCTTTTGCAATGTTACTTCCATTTTTATGGATGATAATAACTTCATTGAAAACTCTTACGGAATCAACACAGGTTCCACCTACGTTTATT
This genomic window from Clostridium pasteurianum DSM 525 = ATCC 6013 contains:
- a CDS encoding carbohydrate ABC transporter permease, which produces MKAVGKISEKKQTSRKFQDYTWAYIMIAPTIIGLIILNIWPLIQTVILSFNTVDGFSQMQWSGLSNYKKLFADPEVWQATLNTLKYTIISVPIGVILSLVVAVLLNANIKGKTIYRVIYFLPVVSAPAAIAMVWKWLYNSEYGLFNYLLSLVGIKGPSWLSDPKLSLLSVIIVGIWSVLGYNMIILLAGLQEIPKTFYEAAEIDGAGPIRRFFSITFPLVSPTMFFVVITSIIGGLQIFDLIFMMVDRTNAALQSTQSLVYLFYKYSFVINDKGYGSTIVTLLLAIILIITVIQFKLQKKWVHYD